GCCGCCGGGCTGGCGGCACCCGCCGACCCCGGCGTCGGCGCCGTCCTCATGGCCGCCGACATGACCGTCGCGATGGTCCTCTGGATGCGGATCCGCGGCCACGGCTGGCCGGCGTCGCTGGAGATGGCCGCCGTCATGATCGCGCCGGTCGCCGTCCTCGCCCCGCTGCACTGGCTCGGCCTGTTCGGCGGGGACGTCCTGCTGGTCGCCGAGCACGTCGTCATGCTGCCGCTGATGTGGCTGGCCATGCTGCGCCGGCCGGCCGAGTACGGCCGGTGGTCGACGTCGTGATCGCGGCCGCCGGCAGGTGCTCCAAATCCCGGTATCTGGGGTAAGACTGTGCTGACGAACCGCTGGAGGTCACATGGGCGAGGACGTCGGCCGGCAGGAGTTCACCCGGGCGGACCGCACGCAGTACCGCGCCAAGGTCCGCCGGTGCCTCGACGCCTTCGAGCGCATGCTCCGCGAGGCCCAGTTCGAGTTCGACCGGCCGCTGACCGGGCTGGAGATCGAGCTGAACCTCGTCGACGACCGGCACGACCCGGCCATGCGCAACGCCGAGGCGCTGGCGGCCATCGCCGACCCCGCCTTCCAGACCGAGCTGGGCCAGTGGAACCTGGAGATCAACCTCGCGCCGCGCGAGCTCGACGGCAGCGGCGTCACGGCGTTCGAGGACGACGTCCGGGCCTCCCTGAACGCCGCCGAGCAGAAGGCGGGAGCCGTCGGCGCGCACCTTGCGATGATCGGGATCCTGCCGACGCTGCGGCTGGAGCACCTGTCCGGGCAGTCGCTGTCGGTGAACCCGCGCTACGAGCTGCTGAACGACCAGATCCTGGCCGCCCGCGGCGAGGACCTGCACCTGGCCATCGACGGCGCCGAGCGGCTGCGCGTCTCGTGCGACACCATCCTCCCCGAGGCCGCCTGCACGAGCACGCAGTTCCACCTGCAGGTCAGCCCCGAGCAGTTCCCCGCCATCTGGAACGCCGCCCAGGCCGTCGCGGGCGTCCAGATCGCCGTCGGCGCGAACTCGCCGTTCCTGCTCGGCAAGCAGCTGTGGGCCGAGACCCGCGTCGCGCTGTTCGAGCAGGCCACCGACACCCGCAGCGAGGAGCTCAAGGCGCAGGGCGTGCGGCCGCGGGTGTGGTTCGGCGAGCGGTGGATCACGTCGATCTTCGACCTGTTCGAGGAGAACGTGCGGTACTTCCCCGCGCTGCTGCCGATCGTCGCCGACGAGGACCCGATCGCGGTGCTGGACCGCGGCGACACCCCGGAGCTGGCCGAGCTGCGGCTGCACAACGGCACCATCTACCGCTGGAACCGGCCCGTGTACGACGTCGTCCGCGACCGCGCGCACCTGCGGGTCGAGAACCGCGTCCTGCCGGCCGGGCCGACGGTCGCCGACACGCTGGCCAACGGCGCGTTCTACTACGGGCTGGTGCGGCGGCTCGCCGCCGAGGACCGTCCGGTGTGGACGCAGATGTCGTTCAGCGCGGCGGAGGAGAACTTCCACGCCTGCGCCCGTGAGGGCCTCGACGCCCAGGTGTACTGGCCGGGGCTGGGGCACGTCCCGGTCGCCGAGCTGGTGCTGCGGCGGCTGCTGCCGCTGGCCTACGACGGCCTGCGCGACTGGGGCGTCGACACCGCCGTGCAGGAGCGGCTGCTCGGCATCGTCGAGCGGCGCTGCGCCGAACACCGCAACGGCGCCGACTGGCAGGTCGCCGCCTTCCACCGTCGCTTCGACGGCACCTCCGCCGAGCGCCACGACGCGCTGCGCGGCATGCTCCGCTCCTACGTCGAGCACATGCACAGCAACGAGCCCGTCCACACCTGGGCCGTCGACTGAGCGCCGCCCGCCGGTTAACCGGATGAGGTCTGTCGGTGCCACGTGCTAGAACTGCCGACGATGACACTGGCACGCACCGAATTCACCGTCGCCGGTCGCCCGGAGTTCGACCGGCGCGGCCCGGTGCGCTGGATCGTGTCGCACCAGCTGCGCCACCCGTGGCACCTCGCCGGCTTCCTCGTCGGCTCGGTCACCATGGTGGTGCTCAATTCCATGGTGCCGGGGCTGGTCGGCGACGCCTTCGACGCGGTGCTCGACGACCGCACCGACCGGCAGGCGGCGCTCACGGCCATCGTCGTCACGCTGCTGGTGGTGGTCATCGGGCGGTCGGTGCTCGACTTCGTGGCCCGCCTGTGCACCGAGGTGCTGGCCAAGCGCATCGAGCGCGACACCCGCGACGAGCTGTACGTCAGCCTGCTGGGCAAGAGCCAGACGTTCCACAACCGGCAACGGGTCGGCGACCTCATGGCCCGCGGCGCCAACGACGTCCGGCAGCTCGGCACCATGTTCAGCCCGGGCATCGACCTCCTGGTCGACTCCCTGTCGCAGGGCATCGTCCCCATCGTCTTCATCGCCTTCCTCGACCCCCGGCTGCTGGTGGCGCCGCTGATCTTCGCGGTCGCGTTCGTGTGGTCGATCCGGCGGTTCATGCGCCGGCTGGCGCCGGTGTCGGCGCAGCTGCGCGAGAACTACGGCACCCTGAACGCGGGGCTGAACGAGACCATCCGCGGCATCGAGGTGGTCAAGGCGACCGGCCAGGAGAAGCAGGAGCTGGCCAGGTTCGGCCGCAACGCCCGCCGCTACCGCGACGCCTACGTCCAGCAGGGCCTCATCCAGGCCCGCTACCTGCCCACCCTGCTGCTGGCGGTGGCGACGGCCGGCGGGCTGCTGCACGGGCTGTGGCTGCTCGACGCCGGCGAGCTGAGCGTCGGCGGACTCATCACCTACATCGGACTGCTCGGCCTGCTCGGCTTCCCGGCGTTCATCTCGATCTTCTCCTTCTCGCTGGTGCAGAACGGCATCGCCAGCGCCAACCGGCTGCTGACGCTCATGCGCGAAGAGACCGAGCTCGACCACAACGAGGCCGGCCACGTCGCGCCCATGCGCGGGGCCATCGAGTTCCAGGACGTCACGTTCGGCTACGGCGGCCAGCCGGTGCTCGAGAACCTGTCGTTCCGCATCGAGCCGGGCCAGACGGTGGCCGTCGTCGGCGAGACCGGCTCCGGCAAGACCACGCTGACGAAGCTGGTCAACCGCATCTACGACACCGGCTCCGGCCGGGTCCTGGTCGACGGTACCGACGTCCGCACGTGGAACCTCGACTCCCTGCGCTCCCAGATCTCCACCATCGAACAGGACATCGTGCTGTTCAGCCGCTCGGTGCACGAGAACATCGCGTTCAGCCTCGGCCAGCAGGCCCACCGCGACGACGTCGTGCGCGCGGCCAAGGACGCCCAGGCGCACGAGTTCGTCACCGCCCTCGACGACGGCTACGACACCGTCATCGGCGAGCGCGGCGTCACGCTCTCCGGCGGGCAGCGGCAGCGGCTGGCCATCGCCCGGGCGCTGCTCACCGACCCCGCCATCCTGGTCCTCGACGACTCCACCAGCGCCATCGACAGCGCCACCGAGGACGAGATCCAGCGGGCCATCCAGCGCGTCCTCGAGGGCCGCACCACGCTGCTCATCACGCACCGGCTGTCGCAGATCCGCTGGGCCGACAAGGTCCTGCTGCTGCAGCGCGGCCGGCTGGTCGACGAAGGCACGCACGACGAACTGCTCGGCCGCTGCGCGCTCTACCGGCGCATCTTCGCCCACTACGACGAGGTGAGCGGCTGATGGCCTTCATCATGAACGGTCTCGACGCCGAGGCGTACGACCGCACGTACGGCGACCGCGAGCTGCTGCGCCGCATCCTGCGCTACTTCCGGCCCAAGACGCGGGTCATGGCGTTCATCGCCGTCGCCATCGTGCTGCAGGCGCTCATGCAGGCGGCGTTCCCCATCGTCGTCAGCGAGGGCCTCGACCGCGTCGTCGACGACCGCACCACCGGCCTGGTGGTCGCGCTGGTGTCGGCGGTGCTGGTCACCGGTGTGCTGGGCTGGGTGTTCAACTTCGTGCAGCGCTGGTACACCGCCACGGTGGTCGGCGACGTCGTGCTCGGCCTGCGCGAGGACGCCTTCGACGCCGTCCTCGACCGCGACATGTCCTTCTACGACGAGCACTCGTCGGGCAAGGTGGTCAGCCGGGTCACGTCCGACACCGAGGACTTCGCCACCGTCGTCACGCTGACGCTGAACCTCATCAGCCAGGTGCTCATGGTCGGGCTCATCACCGTGCTGCTGTTCACCCGCAACGTCGGGCTGGCGCTGCTGGTCATGGCGGTCGTGCCGATCATCGTCGCGATGGCGCTGGGGTTCCGGCGCATCGCCCGCGAGACCACGCGGCACCAGCAGCGCTCGCTCGCCAAGGTCAACGCGACGCTGCAAGAGACCATGGGCGGCATCTCGGTGGCGAAGAACTTCCGCCAGGAGCACACCGTCTACGGCGAGTTCCAGCCGATCAACGGGCAGAACTACCGGGTCACGCTCAAGCAGGGCTTCGTCTTCGGCGCCATCTTCCCGGCACTGTTCGCGGTGGCCGGGCTGGCCACCGTCATGCTGGTGCAGGTCGGCGGCGGGCGGGTGCTCGACGGCTCCATCTCGGCCGGCGACTGGTACCTCTTCCTGCAGAGCGTCGCGCTGTTCTGGCTGCCGCTGACGTCCATCGCGTCGTTCTGGTCGCAGTTCCAGCAGGGGCTGTCGGCGTCCGAGCGGGTGTTCGCGCTGATCGACGCCGAGCCGCTGGTGGTGCAGCGCGACCCCCGGCCGGTCGGGCGGCTGGCCGGGCGCATCGAGTTCCGCTCGGTGCGGTTCGGGTACGCGCCGGAGCACCCGGTGCTCGACGGGTTCGACCTCACCATCGCGGCCGGCGAGACCATCGCGCTGGTCGGCCACACCGGCGCCGGCAAGTCGACCATCGGCCGGCTGCTGGTGCGGTTCTACGAGTTCCAGGGCGGGCAGATCCTCATCGACGGCACCGACATCCGCTCCGTCGAGCTGACGTCGTACCGCCACCAGCTGGGCGTCGTGCCGCAGTCGCCGTTCCTGTTCTCCGGCACGGTGGCCGACAACATCCGCTATCCGCGGCCGGACGCCTCGGAGTCCGACGTGCGGGCGGCGGCCGCCACGGTGGCCGGCGGCGACTGGCTCGACGCCCTGCCCGACGGCCTCGCCACCGAGGTCGGCGAGCACGGCTCGGCGCTGTCGATGGGCCAGCGGCAGCTGGTGGCGCTGGCCCGGCTGCTGCTGCAGGACCCCGCCATCGTCATCCTCGACGAAGCCACCGCCAGCGTCGATCCCCTCACCGAGGCGCAGATCTCCGAGGGCCTCGACGTCGCGCTGGCCGGGCGCACGTCCATCGTCATCGCGCACCGGCTGTCCACCATCGAGCACGCCGACCGCATCATCGTCATGCGCGACGGCGGCATCGTCGAGCAGGGCACCCACGACTCCCTGCTGCGGGCCGGCGGCGCCTACTGCGACGTCTACAACACCTACTTCCGGCACCAGTCCCCCGACTACCGGCCCGGCACCGGCTTCGTCGGCGTCGAGGTCAGCTGACGACCACCGCCAGGTGCCGCGGGTCGTCGGCCCGCACCACGATGTCGGCGACCGCCTCCGGGCTGGTCTCGGCGGCGTACCGCTCGTACGCCGGCAGCGTCCACGCGTCGGCCGGCGGGGTCACCCGGCGCAGCGTGTCCTCGCGCAGCGCCAGGTGCACCGACAGGTCGACGTCCAGCCCGCGGCCCAGCGTCAGCGCACCGTCCAGCACGACGACCAGCCCGGGTGGCGCCGCGACGTACGCCGCCCGGGTCGACCGGTCGGTGTCCGGGTCGCGCAGCGTCGGCAGGTAGCGGCCGGTGCCGCCGGGCCCCACCGCCACCAGCACCTCGCGGTTCAGCGCGCTGGTGTCGATCCACGCGTCCAGCAGCGAGTCGGGGTCGTGCGCGCCGTGCTCCAGTCGCAGCGACCGCGGCCGCAGGAAGTCGCGGACCCGGACGCGCGCCACCGGCCGGCCCGCCGTCCGCAACGGCTCGGCGAGCGCGTCGGCCAGCCGCTCCGGCCGCGCCGCCGGGTGACCGTCCACCACCAGGCGCCGGGCGCCGGTCGCGAGAACCCGCTCGACGACGCGCGTCACCAGCACGTCCTCGGTCACCGGCTGCACCCGCACCCGGCCATGCTGCCACCGTCCGGCCCGTGCCCTACTGTGACCGCATGCGGCTGACCGGATCGACGATCGTGCTGACCGGCGCGACGTCGGGTATCGGGCGGGCGACGGCCCTGGAACTGGCCGCGCTGCGGCCGCGGCGGCTGGTCGTACACGGCCCGCAGCCGCCCGGCGAGGTGACCACGCTCGTCGGCGAGCTGTCCGCGGCGGCCGGGCGGGGCGGCGAGGTCGTGTACCTGGCGGCCGACTACGGCGTGCTGGACGACGTCGCGGCGCTGGCGTCCGCGGTGCGCGCGGCCTGCCCCGAGGGCGTCGACCTGCTGGTGAACAACGCGGCGCGGCCCGGCCCGCGCACCCGCACGCTGACCGGCGACGGCCACGAGGCGACGTGGCAGACCAACTACCTCGCGCCGGTCGCGCTGACGACGCTGCTGCTCGACGCGGTCGGGGCGGGGCGTGCCGGGCGCATCGTCAACGTCGCGTCGGCCACGCACTTCTCCGCCGAGCTGCGGCTGGACGACCTCGAGCTGGCCGGGCCGGGCTACTCCCCCGCGTCGGCCTACGCGCGGTCGAAGCTGGCGCTGGTGACGTGGAGCTGCCGGCTCGCCGGGCACCGGCCGCGGCCGACCGTCGAGGTCGTCAGCGCGCACCCGGGCGTCATCGCGACGCCGCTGCTGCACGCGATGTTCTCCATCGGCGGCGACACCCCGGAGCACGCGGCCGGCAACCTGCTCGCCGTCGCCCGGGCCGACGGCGACAACGGCACCTACTACGACGAGCGGCGCCCGGTCACGCCGAACCCCATCGCGCTCGACTCCGTCGCGCAGGAGCTACTCGACCAGCTCACCCGGCGCGCGCTGGCCCCCGTCCTGCCGGCCGCCACCGCATGACCCGTCATCTCGTCGTCAGCGCGACCGCGGCCGAGGCCCGGTACGTGCCCGCCGGGCTGCCCGTCATCGTCACCGGCATCGGCAAGACGGCCGCCGCCACGGCGACGACGCAGGCGCTGGCCGGGCGGGCGCCGGACGACCTCGTCGTCGTCAACATCGGCACCGCCGGCGCGCTGCGCCCCGGGCTGACCGGCCTGTTCACGCCGGGGCGGGTGCTCAACCACGACCTCGACGCGGCGCTGATCCGGGCGCTCGGGTTCGACCCGGAGGAGCTGATCGAGCTGCCCGGCGGCGACGACGTCACGCTCGCGACCGGAGACCGGTTCGTCGCCGACGCGGACCTGCGCGACGCCCTCGCGCTGCGGGCCGACCTCGTCGACATGGAGGGCTACGCGGTCGCGTACGCGTGCCGGCGGCTGGGCGTGCCGGTGCGGCTGGTCAAGCACGTCTCCGACGCCGCGGACGAGTCCGCGCTGGACTGGCCGTCGGTGGTCGACGCGAGCGCCCGCGTGCTGGGCGCCTGGCTGGCGGCGGAGCTCGGCGGCTGAGCTGCCTTGGGACGATGGTCCCGCGATTCGGAGTCTTTCCGGCCCTATGGTGGCGAAACGGGCGACCCGATGCTGAGGTATGAGCACCTATGTGAGGCCGGTGCCGGCCGTCCGCACCCTCGTCGTGGTGTGCGCGCATCCCTACGACGCGACGTTCGCGCTGGGCGGCGTCATCGCCGCGTTCGCCGGCGCGCGGACGTCCGTCCACATCCTCTGCCTCACGCACGGCCGTGCGCCCGATCCACGGCCACGGCGCCGGCTGGAGCGGGCCCGCGACCTCGGCCGCGCCACCCGCCACCTCGGCGCCGACGACGTCACGCTGCTCGACCACGCGCCCGGCACGCTGGCGCTGACCAGCCTGGACACGCTGGCCGACGAGATCCTGGCGGCGCACCAGGGCGCCGACGCCATGCTCACCGTCGACGCGACGGCCGACGACGCCCACCCGGACCATGTCCGCGCGATGCGGGCCGCCTACCGCGCGGCGACGAAGCAGGGCAGCACGCTCTACGCCTGGACGCTGCGGCCCGGCGACGCCTTCCGCGGCCGCCAGGTCCTCGTCGTCGACGT
This Jiangella alba DNA region includes the following protein-coding sequences:
- a CDS encoding ABC transporter ATP-binding protein; its protein translation is MTLARTEFTVAGRPEFDRRGPVRWIVSHQLRHPWHLAGFLVGSVTMVVLNSMVPGLVGDAFDAVLDDRTDRQAALTAIVVTLLVVVIGRSVLDFVARLCTEVLAKRIERDTRDELYVSLLGKSQTFHNRQRVGDLMARGANDVRQLGTMFSPGIDLLVDSLSQGIVPIVFIAFLDPRLLVAPLIFAVAFVWSIRRFMRRLAPVSAQLRENYGTLNAGLNETIRGIEVVKATGQEKQELARFGRNARRYRDAYVQQGLIQARYLPTLLLAVATAGGLLHGLWLLDAGELSVGGLITYIGLLGLLGFPAFISIFSFSLVQNGIASANRLLTLMREETELDHNEAGHVAPMRGAIEFQDVTFGYGGQPVLENLSFRIEPGQTVAVVGETGSGKTTLTKLVNRIYDTGSGRVLVDGTDVRTWNLDSLRSQISTIEQDIVLFSRSVHENIAFSLGQQAHRDDVVRAAKDAQAHEFVTALDDGYDTVIGERGVTLSGGQRQRLAIARALLTDPAILVLDDSTSAIDSATEDEIQRAIQRVLEGRTTLLITHRLSQIRWADKVLLLQRGRLVDEGTHDELLGRCALYRRIFAHYDEVSG
- a CDS encoding ABC transporter ATP-binding protein — protein: MAFIMNGLDAEAYDRTYGDRELLRRILRYFRPKTRVMAFIAVAIVLQALMQAAFPIVVSEGLDRVVDDRTTGLVVALVSAVLVTGVLGWVFNFVQRWYTATVVGDVVLGLREDAFDAVLDRDMSFYDEHSSGKVVSRVTSDTEDFATVVTLTLNLISQVLMVGLITVLLFTRNVGLALLVMAVVPIIVAMALGFRRIARETTRHQQRSLAKVNATLQETMGGISVAKNFRQEHTVYGEFQPINGQNYRVTLKQGFVFGAIFPALFAVAGLATVMLVQVGGGRVLDGSISAGDWYLFLQSVALFWLPLTSIASFWSQFQQGLSASERVFALIDAEPLVVQRDPRPVGRLAGRIEFRSVRFGYAPEHPVLDGFDLTIAAGETIALVGHTGAGKSTIGRLLVRFYEFQGGQILIDGTDIRSVELTSYRHQLGVVPQSPFLFSGTVADNIRYPRPDASESDVRAAAATVAGGDWLDALPDGLATEVGEHGSALSMGQRQLVALARLLLQDPAIVILDEATASVDPLTEAQISEGLDVALAGRTSIVIAHRLSTIEHADRIIVMRDGGIVEQGTHDSLLRAGGAYCDVYNTYFRHQSPDYRPGTGFVGVEVS
- a CDS encoding uridine kinase gives rise to the protein MRVQPVTEDVLVTRVVERVLATGARRLVVDGHPAARPERLADALAEPLRTAGRPVARVRVRDFLRPRSLRLEHGAHDPDSLLDAWIDTSALNREVLVAVGPGGTGRYLPTLRDPDTDRSTRAAYVAAPPGLVVVLDGALTLGRGLDVDLSVHLALREDTLRRVTPPADAWTLPAYERYAAETSPEAVADIVVRADDPRHLAVVVS
- a CDS encoding SDR family NAD(P)-dependent oxidoreductase encodes the protein MRLTGSTIVLTGATSGIGRATALELAALRPRRLVVHGPQPPGEVTTLVGELSAAAGRGGEVVYLAADYGVLDDVAALASAVRAACPEGVDLLVNNAARPGPRTRTLTGDGHEATWQTNYLAPVALTTLLLDAVGAGRAGRIVNVASATHFSAELRLDDLELAGPGYSPASAYARSKLALVTWSCRLAGHRPRPTVEVVSAHPGVIATPLLHAMFSIGGDTPEHAAGNLLAVARADGDNGTYYDERRPVTPNPIALDSVAQELLDQLTRRALAPVLPAATA
- a CDS encoding nucleosidase translates to MTRHLVVSATAAEARYVPAGLPVIVTGIGKTAAATATTQALAGRAPDDLVVVNIGTAGALRPGLTGLFTPGRVLNHDLDAALIRALGFDPEELIELPGGDDVTLATGDRFVADADLRDALALRADLVDMEGYAVAYACRRLGVPVRLVKHVSDAADESALDWPSVVDASARVLGAWLAAELGG
- a CDS encoding PIG-L deacetylase family protein is translated as MSTYVRPVPAVRTLVVVCAHPYDATFALGGVIAAFAGARTSVHILCLTHGRAPDPRPRRRLERARDLGRATRHLGADDVTLLDHAPGTLALTSLDTLADEILAAHQGADAMLTVDATADDAHPDHVRAMRAAYRAATKQGSTLYAWTLRPGDAFRGRQVLVVDVDRERQRAATACHTGLPADDPLRRRWQRVHDRTERLVVLRSERTATPVFARNP